The DNA region AGCAGCAGCCACATGCCGGAGTGTGTGTTCGGCGTGCATCCGCGCCCATGGACCGGCTTCGGCTGGTCCGTCACCGATCCATAGGACCTGTACGTCTCCGTCGTCTTCGTTGGAAGTGACCATCCGGCCGGGCGGGAGGAGACCTTCAACGGTCAAGCGGGCTTCAGAGGGGCATGGATCGGCCACTGGTTCCGTGACCGATGGGTGTCACTGCGGGGAACCGGCCACTCGATCGCGGAACTTTCGGAAGGCGTGCCGACCCGACGTGCGTCCCGGAGCGATCAGGTCCCCTCCGGCGCAGTCGAGTGCCTTGCACCGCAGAGCTTGGGCAAACCGGAGGACGGGCGTCAGTACGTCATCGCCGGAGCCGCGGATATAGAGCATGATCGAGTCCACTGGGTCCTCTGCCCGGCAGCGGCCAGGCACCTGCCGAGCAACCCGCCAGACCCGATACGCCGCCATCCACCACCCCGAACAGGCATCGAACGACCCCCGAAACGACGAAGATCCCGCCCGATCTTCCGATCGGACGGGATCTCGTCACTGTTCCCGAGCTAACTCAAGAACAGTCGTCTGTGGACCTGTGGGGATTTGAACCCCAGACCCCCTCGATGCGAACGAGGTGCGCTACCAGACTGCGCCACAGGCCCTTGCGACGAATGAAACTCTAGCACCCTCATCGGGGTGCTCGGAAATCCGTATCCCGGCAGGTCACCGAGTCGGCTCCGCCGCCGGTCTCACTCGTTGGCCGCGCGGGGCCGGTCCTCGTCGTCGTACTGGTCGAACAGCGGGGTACGGCCGCGCTCGCGGGGGCGCCGGGGCTGGTTGCCGCGGCGGCGGGGCGCCGGGGCCGCGTCGGGGGCGACGGGGTGCGAGGTACCCGTCTGGGAGGGCTCTGCCGTGCTGGAGCGGGCCGCGCTCCAGGTCTCGGGGTCGCCGACCTCCACCCCGCCCGTGGCGCGGGGGGCGACCGGGGCGGTGACGTAGGTCGGCAGCGGGACGGGCACCGGCTCCCAGCTGTCGCCCTGGGCCGGACCGCGTTCGCGCTGCTGGTCCACCCACTCCGCGTGGTCCGTCTGCTCGACCAGCGCACGGCGCCCGGCCTCCTGCGGGGAGACCGTGGGGGCGGGGAGCGGGTGGCCCGCTTCGGGCTCCTCGTCCGGCTCGGCGGGAGCCACCGTGGCCGGCTGGTGCCGGCGCGGACGGTTCTCGCGGAGCCGCTGGGCGGCCACCTCGGCCCGGCGCCGGTCCATGGTGAAGACGAACCGGCGGCGTTCCTGCCCCCGCAGATGCACGATGTACGCGCTCAGCAGCACCGCCGGGACGGCGGGCGCCCAGAGGAAGCGGAGACCGCCGACCGCCGCCACGACCGCACCCAGCGTGAACGCCATGAACAGGACGGTGGTCGTACGCCGGCGGCGGGCGAGAACCTGCGAGCGCCGGGCCCGCCGCTCACGCTCCGCTTCCCCGCCGGGCGTACGCGGGCGCCGGGCGGGGGCGGGTCGCGCCTCCTCGCCCGGGCGCCCGTCGGCGGCATGCCCCGGCGCGGTGTCGTGCGCCGAGTCGTGCAACCGGGCTTCCGTGTGTGCCGGAGGCGCGGAAAAGGCCCGGACGTCGACGGACTCGAATCGGTCCGTGACGGCATCCGGGTCCACGTCACCAGGCGCCTCCCCGGCTTCCCGCCCCTGGATCTCCTTGGCGTACCGGCGCTCCATGGCCGCCCGTCCGGACAGCAGCCGGATGGCGGTGCTGAAGCGTTCCGTCGGACGGGCTTCATTGAGCTCGTCCTGCCTGCGGAGCCACATCGGGACCAGGTAGGCGGCCCAGGCACCGACGATGACTGCGTAGATGAGGCCGCTGCTGCTCACGCTCACACCGTAGAGGGGTTTGCACGGCGGCATCCGCCAATTGGCCCGGTGTGTCGCGTGATCCAGCTGATATCCGGGTCTTTTTTTGTGATTCTTCGGATCAGTACATGGCGTACGTCGGCCGACTTGCGGTCATTGAGCGACCAAATTCGAACACTTATTTCATTTCGCCGGGCATCTGCGGCGCCTGCGGAGTGCCTGCCCGTGCCCTGCGCCAACGGCGGAGCAGCCCGTCGGGCACCTCCTCGGCGGTGAGCGCGAAGATCAGGTGGTCACGCCACGCGCCGTCGATGTGGAGATAGCGGGGACGAAGCCCTTCCTCACGGAATCCGAGTTTCTCCACGACCCTTCGGCTGGGCCTGTTCTCCGGCCGGATGCACACCTCGATCCGGTGCAGACCGACCGTGCGGAAGCAGTGGTCCACGGCCAGGGCCACCGCGGTCGGTACGACGCCACGTCCCGCCACGCCCTGGTCGACCCAGTAACCGACGTGGCCCGAGCACATCGAACCCCAGGTGATACCCGCGACCGTCAACTGCCCGACGAGGCGCCCCTCGTACTCGATGGCGAAGGGCAGCATCCGCCCCGCGTTGGCCTCGGAGCGCAGGTGGCGGACCATCTGCCGGTAGGTGGGGCGCTGGGCCGTCGGGCCGCCCGGGGCCGGCGGCGGCACGGTGGCTTCCCACGGCCTCAGCCAGTCGCGGTTACGCCGGTTGACCTCGCGCCACGCGCGCTGGTCCCGCAGCTTGATCGGGCGGAGGGTGATCGCACCGTCGGTCAGGATCACCGGCCAGTTCGGGACGTTCAGCTCGGGCTCCCCGGTCGGGGGTGGTCGCCGCCGCGCATCTGGTCGACGGCGTGCGCCAGTAGCCTCCCCAGGACCGCGAGCCCGTCGCGCACACCGCCGGTCGAGCCGGGCAGGTTCACCACGAGGGTGCGCTCCGCGGTGCCCGCGAGGCCGCGGGACAGTGCGGCGGTGGGCACCTCGTCCCGGCCCTCCGCCCGGATCGCCTCGGCGATGCCCGGGATCTCACGGTCGATGACGCGGCGGGTGGCCTCCGGCGTGAGGTCGGTGGGCGAGACGCCCGTGCCGCCGGTGGTGACGATCACGTCGTAGCCGGCCGCCACGCCGCCCCGCAGGGCGGC from Streptomyces sp. NBC_01754 includes:
- the sepX gene encoding divisome protein SepX/GlpR — translated: MSSSGLIYAVIVGAWAAYLVPMWLRRQDELNEARPTERFSTAIRLLSGRAAMERRYAKEIQGREAGEAPGDVDPDAVTDRFESVDVRAFSAPPAHTEARLHDSAHDTAPGHAADGRPGEEARPAPARRPRTPGGEAERERRARRSQVLARRRRTTTVLFMAFTLGAVVAAVGGLRFLWAPAVPAVLLSAYIVHLRGQERRRFVFTMDRRRAEVAAQRLRENRPRRHQPATVAPAEPDEEPEAGHPLPAPTVSPQEAGRRALVEQTDHAEWVDQQRERGPAQGDSWEPVPVPLPTYVTAPVAPRATGGVEVGDPETWSAARSSTAEPSQTGTSHPVAPDAAPAPRRRGNQPRRPRERGRTPLFDQYDDEDRPRAANE
- a CDS encoding GNAT family N-acetyltransferase — translated: MILTDGAITLRPIKLRDQRAWREVNRRNRDWLRPWEATVPPPAPGGPTAQRPTYRQMVRHLRSEANAGRMLPFAIEYEGRLVGQLTVAGITWGSMCSGHVGYWVDQGVAGRGVVPTAVALAVDHCFRTVGLHRIEVCIRPENRPSRRVVEKLGFREEGLRPRYLHIDGAWRDHLIFALTAEEVPDGLLRRWRRARAGTPQAPQMPGEMK
- a CDS encoding MogA/MoaB family molybdenum cofactor biosynthesis protein, encoding MSASAGYRALVVTASNRASAGVYPDKGGPLVAEGLRALGFAVEGPQVVPDGDPVEAALRGGVAAGYDVIVTTGGTGVSPTDLTPEATRRVIDREIPGIAEAIRAEGRDEVPTAALSRGLAGTAERTLVVNLPGSTGGVRDGLAVLGRLLAHAVDQMRGGDHPRPGSPS